A genomic segment from Legionella micdadei encodes:
- a CDS encoding VirB4 family type IV secretion/conjugal transfer ATPase has protein sequence MSLINPLKTARQETRISTMFPITHLNSPTIFESQHGYLGSILKIEGIPFLLADEDYLNQMTYRLHQALLTLDERFIQYVTVHRRKEETNLGGEFKSSFAKRVNDKYHARFKGKNLYRNDIYLTTVLKGDTSSKIAKSLSFLEKLKESKFKEEKAKRREDNLTALNTKVEQLKTSLSAFTPYQLGEKDGIKGYSELLEFLSIVINGGEKIQFKKPITCPPSSKHMAKALLPELIYPHGHIGHYLSKHQIFFGEAIQFQGANKDDTRFAAMLSIKQYCEETGSVIFDPLLELDCEYVLTHSFAPIPKEVALDIIKKKRSKMLSANDLGRSQIDDLEKLEDSIASSLSLLGYHHHSLMLLASTKEELEKAIRQAVKAYQLSGTAVIKETIGAEPAFWAQIPTNHHFITRATPVTSHNLTDLCSLHNFEAGFYDENHLGQAVTLLETPSKTPVYFNYHSKSSKTNPAKGHTAIFGATNAGKNTLVAFLDTQMGRYNNRSFFLDRDEASKIYVLSAENSSYTVISPEFVNKIQMNPLQLPDSPKNRTFIKEWFAELIKHPNEADLPSQIRETINECVNYSFEQLEKRYRNLSNIARCLPKDFPRWPELRRWLRASEQFEKGEYAWIFDNDVDGLNFHFDKVGFDITYLIDEVSPLISTPVYLYLLHRMRQCLDGRLTSFIIDEAWQVFASPFWLKHLKSWAATIRKKNGHFIFMTQSPESVINSPIASEIITNVATTIYFPNPTANENVFKEKLGLSEVEYQTIKKLTPESRLFLYKQDKKSILCKLDLKDLAEEIRVLSANQRSVSLLDALIEEVGTNPNDWLPLFLQRSAL, from the coding sequence ATGAGCCTTATTAACCCCTTAAAGACAGCACGCCAAGAAACAAGAATCAGCACCATGTTTCCCATCACGCATTTAAATTCGCCCACTATTTTTGAGTCTCAACATGGCTATTTAGGTTCAATATTAAAAATTGAAGGAATCCCATTCCTCCTAGCGGATGAAGACTATTTAAATCAAATGACCTACCGCTTACACCAAGCCCTACTAACGCTTGATGAACGATTTATCCAATACGTTACTGTCCATCGGCGAAAAGAAGAAACGAATTTAGGTGGGGAATTTAAATCAAGCTTTGCAAAAAGGGTTAACGATAAATATCATGCGCGATTTAAAGGAAAAAACCTTTATCGCAATGACATTTATTTAACGACTGTCCTTAAAGGGGATACCTCAAGCAAAATTGCAAAATCCCTCTCCTTTTTAGAAAAACTTAAAGAATCGAAGTTTAAGGAAGAAAAAGCAAAACGACGTGAAGACAATTTAACTGCTTTAAATACCAAAGTAGAACAATTAAAAACATCGCTTTCAGCATTTACCCCTTATCAACTGGGTGAGAAAGACGGAATCAAAGGATATAGCGAGCTTTTAGAATTTCTTTCCATAGTGATTAACGGCGGAGAAAAGATTCAATTTAAAAAGCCTATCACTTGCCCGCCTTCTTCAAAACACATGGCCAAGGCTTTATTACCAGAATTGATTTATCCTCATGGGCATATCGGCCATTATCTTTCTAAACACCAAATTTTCTTTGGCGAAGCCATTCAATTCCAAGGCGCTAACAAAGACGATACCCGTTTTGCCGCTATGCTATCGATTAAACAATACTGCGAAGAAACAGGAAGCGTTATCTTTGACCCACTGCTTGAGCTTGATTGCGAGTATGTACTGACTCACTCCTTTGCGCCCATACCCAAAGAAGTAGCGCTCGATATCATTAAGAAAAAACGCAGTAAAATGCTCAGTGCAAACGATTTAGGCCGCAGTCAAATAGATGATTTAGAAAAGCTTGAAGACAGTATCGCCAGCAGCTTAAGCCTGTTAGGCTACCATCATCATAGCCTCATGCTATTAGCTTCCACTAAAGAAGAATTAGAAAAAGCGATTCGCCAAGCGGTTAAAGCCTACCAGCTATCAGGAACTGCAGTCATTAAAGAAACCATTGGTGCTGAGCCTGCTTTCTGGGCACAAATCCCGACAAACCATCATTTTATTACTAGGGCTACCCCTGTCACCTCTCATAATTTAACCGATTTATGTTCACTGCATAACTTTGAGGCAGGCTTTTATGATGAAAATCATCTAGGCCAAGCCGTTACCTTATTAGAAACGCCTTCTAAGACCCCGGTGTATTTTAACTACCATTCCAAATCGTCAAAAACAAATCCTGCCAAAGGCCATACCGCCATATTCGGGGCAACAAACGCAGGGAAAAACACACTGGTTGCATTTTTAGATACGCAAATGGGACGTTATAACAATCGCAGCTTTTTCCTAGACAGAGACGAAGCCTCAAAAATTTATGTGCTCAGTGCTGAAAACAGTAGTTATACGGTTATCTCACCTGAATTTGTCAATAAAATTCAAATGAATCCTTTGCAGTTACCCGATAGCCCTAAAAATCGTACCTTCATTAAAGAGTGGTTTGCTGAATTGATTAAGCACCCTAATGAAGCTGATTTACCCAGTCAAATCCGTGAGACAATTAACGAGTGTGTCAATTATTCTTTCGAACAGTTAGAAAAACGCTATCGTAATTTATCCAATATCGCCCGTTGCCTACCGAAAGATTTTCCTCGCTGGCCTGAACTTCGCCGCTGGCTTCGTGCTAGCGAGCAATTCGAAAAAGGGGAGTATGCTTGGATTTTTGATAATGATGTAGATGGCTTAAATTTTCATTTCGATAAGGTCGGTTTCGATATTACCTACCTTATCGATGAGGTTTCCCCGTTAATTTCAACGCCAGTGTATTTGTATTTATTACACCGCATGCGCCAATGCTTAGATGGCAGGTTAACCTCATTTATCATTGACGAAGCCTGGCAAGTGTTTGCCTCCCCTTTCTGGCTTAAGCACTTAAAAAGTTGGGCTGCCACCATCAGAAAGAAAAACGGCCACTTCATTTTCATGACCCAATCACCTGAGTCAGTGATTAATTCTCCCATCGCCTCCGAAATCATTACTAATGTGGCAACCACTATTTACTTTCCTAACCCTACAGCCAACGAGAACGTGTTTAAAGAAAAGTTAGGTTTATCGGAAGTGGAATACCAAACCATCAAAAAGCTCACACCCGAATCACGCTTATTTCTCTATAAACAAGACAAGAAAAGTATCCTTTGCAAACTCGATTTGAAAGATTTGGCCGAGGAAATACGCGTTCTGTCAGCAAATCAAAGGAGTGTGAGCTTATTAGATGCTCTTATTGAAGAAGTAGGCACAAATCCAAACGACTGGTTACCTCTCTTTTTACAGCGGAGTGCCTTATGA
- a CDS encoding type IV secretion system protein VirB3 — translation MTERNSIETHLVYGALTRPAMTAGVTFEYHALNLMVSVCSFIALGNLVYLGLFIPLHCFGWLVCRKDAAFFSILFKRINLPVIPNQRLWGVRAYEPY, via the coding sequence ATGACTGAACGAAATTCAATCGAAACTCATCTTGTCTATGGGGCACTGACAAGACCCGCGATGACAGCGGGTGTCACCTTTGAATACCATGCGCTTAACCTCATGGTTTCAGTATGTTCTTTTATTGCCTTAGGCAATTTAGTTTATCTAGGGCTTTTTATTCCACTTCACTGCTTTGGCTGGTTAGTTTGCCGCAAAGACGCGGCCTTTTTTAGCATTCTTTTCAAACGGATAAACCTTCCTGTTATTCCTAATCAACGTCTTTGGGGAGTACGCGCTTATGAGCCTTATTAA
- a CDS encoding TrbC/VirB2 family protein — MNKKLQKLAKINPLYLLLLVLPVPAFAATLEGVINNAVNFLQGSLARAVGVGAIIIGGYLCIWKHQFPKEYFTALLIGLGLIFGSSMIYTQLVR, encoded by the coding sequence ATGAATAAGAAATTACAAAAACTTGCCAAGATAAATCCTTTGTACCTCTTGCTACTGGTTTTGCCAGTACCTGCTTTTGCGGCAACGCTTGAAGGGGTCATTAATAATGCTGTCAATTTTTTACAAGGTTCCCTAGCTCGAGCAGTTGGAGTAGGTGCAATTATCATCGGTGGCTATTTGTGTATCTGGAAACACCAATTCCCTAAAGAATATTTCACAGCCCTTTTAATTGGATTGGGGCTTATTTTTGGTTCCTCAATGATTTACACCCAATTAGTAAGGTGA
- a CDS encoding carbon storage regulator, which produces MLVLTRRVGEQVLIDKGQIKIKILGKKNGVIAIGINAPIHVDVDREEIFLRKLATAKFQQKAANEENTNE; this is translated from the coding sequence ATGCTTGTATTAACAAGACGGGTCGGTGAGCAGGTCTTAATTGATAAGGGTCAAATCAAAATCAAAATTTTAGGCAAGAAAAATGGCGTTATCGCTATCGGCATTAATGCGCCAATTCATGTTGATGTGGATCGAGAAGAAATTTTTTTGCGCAAACTAGCTACAGCTAAATTTCAGCAAAAAGCCGCTAATGAGGAAAATACAAATGAATAA
- a CDS encoding LexA family protein, with translation MDNSFFFEVNLAELNIKKEIGRRILEARKAKGLTLKELGELAGNLKQTRLTNWEQGTRAPGPEEIKQLAQALDVSPAFLMCLSDEKQIIKAKAPSQLIPLLDHRQAGNSKLYIDTIREQELSGGMIFISVSTELLPELSAQTFALKMVDDSMTPEIRVNDVLIIDPAIPPKPGNYVAVKIDGKSEVIICQYKKLSYTSSEFELLTLNDHWPNIKVADDVNVKIIGIVVQKTRNY, from the coding sequence ATGGATAATTCATTTTTCTTTGAGGTGAACTTGGCTGAGTTGAATATTAAAAAAGAAATTGGCAGGCGAATTCTCGAAGCGCGGAAAGCAAAGGGATTAACGCTAAAAGAACTCGGTGAACTTGCAGGTAATCTGAAACAAACCCGCCTAACCAATTGGGAACAAGGTACACGTGCTCCTGGGCCAGAAGAAATCAAGCAACTGGCACAGGCACTGGACGTTTCGCCTGCTTTTTTGATGTGTTTGTCGGATGAGAAGCAAATTATAAAAGCAAAGGCTCCAAGCCAGCTAATTCCTCTCTTGGATCATCGTCAAGCAGGTAACTCAAAGTTATATATCGATACGATTCGTGAACAAGAGCTGTCTGGTGGTATGATTTTTATTTCTGTGAGTACTGAGCTGCTACCAGAATTAAGTGCACAGACATTTGCACTAAAAATGGTAGATGACAGCATGACCCCTGAAATTAGAGTGAATGATGTTCTTATCATCGATCCTGCTATACCACCAAAACCTGGCAACTATGTTGCGGTCAAGATTGATGGTAAATCGGAAGTAATTATTTGCCAGTATAAGAAATTATCTTATACCTCATCTGAGTTTGAGCTACTGACATTAAATGATCATTGGCCGAACATTAAAGTTGCTGATGATGTTAACGTTAAAATTATTGGCATAGTAGTACAAAAGACTAGAAACTACTAA
- a CDS encoding M3 family metallopeptidase gives MSAVSLPQFTSFNTEHFVEHLDKLLQTNLEQIEVMLRENTQFTWNNLMKPLEDMDDALERFWAPLSHLHAVVNSKKLRDCYQACLPKLSAYEAAIGHNHELYSAIKSLDKTVLNETQCKIVEDGIRDFELSGVALPTQKKQRFEEIQTRLSQLSNQFENNVLDATQAFSLHITDEKRLAGLPEHAVNTAYELAGEKGVSGWMLNLEFPCYLAVVTYAEDRALREEMYYAFATRASDQGPSAGKFDNTTLIDEMLDLRQEKAELLGFANYAELSLATKMADSTKQVLDFLHDLSGRSHHQAETEFQSLQEFAQREYGIDKIAPWDLAFLSEKKSQKEYAISQEELRPYFSLNKVMEGLFTVVNKLYGMNMEEITGVDTWHPDVKCYRVLDEDMQLRGYIYVDLFARQHKRGGAWMDSLQSRRKLADGDIQLPIATLTCNFAKPSAKKPAALSHDEVLTLFHEFGHCLHHVLTKVDYLNASGINGVEWDAVELPSQFFENWCWEHSAIQLLTQHVDSGEKLPDELFNKLVAAKNFQSAMAMMRQLEFALFDFRIHQEFKPGSSGLVAKILNEVRKETTVVPVAPYNRFQHSFTHIFSGGYAAGYYSYKWAEVLSSDAFSRFEEEGILNPKTGRDFLHLILEVGGSKKAADAYLQFRGRPATVDALLRHNGIH, from the coding sequence ATGTCAGCAGTTAGCCTACCCCAATTCACTTCCTTTAACACAGAACACTTTGTCGAACATCTAGATAAGCTTTTGCAGACTAATTTGGAACAAATCGAAGTGATGTTAAGGGAAAATACCCAGTTTACCTGGAATAATCTCATGAAGCCTCTAGAAGATATGGATGATGCACTTGAACGCTTTTGGGCGCCTTTATCCCATTTGCATGCGGTGGTGAATTCAAAGAAATTGCGCGATTGTTATCAAGCTTGTTTGCCTAAATTATCTGCGTATGAAGCTGCAATAGGGCATAACCATGAGCTCTATAGTGCAATTAAATCGCTAGACAAGACAGTGCTGAATGAAACTCAATGTAAGATTGTGGAAGATGGTATCCGTGATTTTGAATTATCCGGTGTCGCTTTGCCCACGCAAAAGAAACAACGCTTTGAGGAAATTCAAACCCGTTTGTCGCAGTTATCAAATCAGTTTGAGAATAACGTATTAGATGCCACTCAGGCCTTTAGTTTACACATTACTGATGAAAAGCGCTTAGCTGGTTTGCCTGAGCACGCTGTAAATACTGCTTACGAATTAGCTGGAGAAAAAGGGGTATCAGGCTGGATGCTAAATTTGGAGTTTCCTTGCTACCTTGCAGTTGTGACTTATGCAGAAGATCGGGCTTTACGGGAAGAGATGTATTACGCTTTTGCGACCCGTGCTTCCGATCAAGGTCCAAGTGCGGGCAAATTTGACAACACCACGTTGATTGATGAAATGCTGGATTTACGACAAGAAAAAGCCGAGTTACTCGGTTTTGCCAATTATGCCGAATTATCATTGGCTACAAAAATGGCTGATTCTACAAAACAAGTTCTCGATTTTTTGCATGATTTATCAGGACGTAGCCATCATCAAGCTGAAACGGAATTCCAATCCTTGCAAGAGTTTGCCCAGAGAGAGTATGGCATCGATAAAATCGCTCCTTGGGATCTGGCTTTTCTCTCTGAGAAAAAAAGCCAAAAGGAATACGCGATATCCCAAGAAGAACTCCGCCCCTATTTTTCGCTGAATAAAGTGATGGAAGGGTTATTCACGGTAGTGAATAAGCTCTATGGTATGAATATGGAGGAAATCACAGGCGTTGATACATGGCATCCAGATGTAAAATGTTATCGTGTTCTCGATGAAGACATGCAACTAAGAGGATATATCTACGTCGATTTATTTGCGCGTCAACATAAGCGAGGAGGCGCTTGGATGGACTCTTTGCAAAGCCGGCGCAAATTAGCCGATGGCGATATCCAACTCCCTATTGCGACATTAACCTGTAACTTTGCAAAACCCTCCGCGAAGAAGCCTGCTGCTTTATCGCATGATGAAGTGTTAACGTTATTCCATGAGTTTGGCCACTGCTTACATCACGTTTTGACAAAGGTCGATTATTTAAATGCTTCAGGAATTAATGGCGTGGAATGGGATGCTGTTGAACTCCCAAGCCAGTTTTTTGAAAATTGGTGCTGGGAGCACAGTGCCATCCAGCTATTGACTCAGCATGTTGATAGCGGGGAAAAGTTACCCGATGAATTATTTAACAAATTGGTTGCTGCTAAAAATTTCCAGTCAGCGATGGCGATGATGCGCCAGTTGGAATTTGCTTTATTTGATTTTCGCATTCATCAAGAGTTTAAGCCAGGAAGCTCAGGCCTCGTGGCAAAAATCTTAAATGAAGTGAGAAAGGAAACGACCGTTGTTCCGGTTGCGCCCTACAATCGTTTCCAACATAGTTTTACTCATATTTTTTCAGGTGGCTATGCAGCAGGTTATTACAGCTATAAATGGGCAGAGGTCCTTTCCAGTGATGCTTTTTCCCGCTTTGAAGAAGAGGGAATTTTGAACCCTAAAACAGGCCGAGATTTCTTACATTTAATTTTAGAAGTAGGCGGTTCAAAGAAAGCGGCCGATGCTTACCTACAATTCAGAGGACGGCCTGCAACGGTGGATGCATTGTTAAGACACAATGGTATTCACTAG
- the tkt gene encoding transketolase codes for MSDNSAPDDCRREPMSLSNDLANAIRFLSIDAVEQAQSGHPGMPLGMADIATVLWKKFLKHSPKNPNWFNRDRFVLSNGHGSMLLYSLLHLTGYNLSLDELKHFRQLHSKTPGHPEYGDTPGVETTTGPLGQGLANAVGMAIAEKLLAAQFNRSDIELVNHYTYAFVGDGCLMEGISHEVSSLAGTLGLGKLIVFYDDNGISIDGNVESWFTDDTTMRFKAYHWQVIGPIDGHDQQGVEKAIHQARQETSKPSLIICKTVIGYGSPVAGSEKSHGAPLGAEGVMKVRESFDWPYEPFIIPEAIYAEWNHVQQGQEDEDRWLRLCHDYQQRYQSDYHEFLRRINGDLPDNWSTFANEFVERCRLNDKAIATRKSSQLCIEQFAKSLPEMLGGSADLTGSNNTDWSGSKAIKSNDFSGNYLYYGVREFGMAAIMNGLALHGGFIPYGGTFLVFADYARNAIRLSALMKKRVIYVFTHDSIGLGEDGPTHQPIEHAAMLRMTPNMQVWRPADLFETAIAWQQALEHHTGPSSLLLSRQNLPALNHSAGTADNVKKGGYILSDCQGQPDAILLATGSEVHLVLAAASKLQASGRKIRVVSLPCCERFLAQDSAYQEHVLPKAVRKRLAVEAGATAYWYRFVGLDGAVIGLDRFGVSAPAAQAYDYLGITVENIVTTLERILNC; via the coding sequence CTGAGCGACAATAGTGCCCCTGATGACTGCAGAAGAGAACCCATGAGTCTTTCCAATGATTTAGCCAACGCTATTCGCTTTTTAAGTATTGATGCCGTTGAGCAGGCACAATCCGGACATCCAGGCATGCCGCTGGGTATGGCGGATATCGCGACAGTGCTTTGGAAAAAATTTTTAAAACATAGCCCTAAGAACCCCAACTGGTTTAACCGTGACCGCTTTGTTTTATCGAATGGCCATGGCTCAATGCTACTTTATTCATTGTTACATTTGACTGGTTATAATTTAAGCCTCGATGAATTAAAACATTTTCGCCAACTTCACTCGAAAACACCAGGCCATCCCGAATATGGGGATACACCAGGCGTTGAAACAACAACAGGTCCTCTAGGGCAAGGACTGGCTAATGCAGTAGGGATGGCTATTGCAGAAAAATTGTTAGCCGCCCAATTTAATCGGTCTGACATTGAATTGGTTAATCATTACACTTATGCCTTCGTTGGTGATGGCTGCCTCATGGAAGGCATTTCTCATGAAGTGAGTTCTTTAGCAGGTACCCTTGGCCTTGGAAAACTCATTGTTTTTTATGACGATAATGGCATTTCAATCGACGGTAACGTGGAATCTTGGTTTACAGATGACACCACCATGCGGTTTAAAGCCTATCATTGGCAAGTCATTGGCCCCATTGATGGCCATGATCAACAAGGTGTCGAAAAAGCCATCCACCAAGCCCGCCAAGAAACGTCCAAACCCAGCTTAATCATTTGCAAAACGGTCATTGGTTATGGCTCTCCTGTTGCAGGTAGCGAAAAATCCCATGGTGCACCACTCGGCGCCGAAGGCGTAATGAAAGTCCGGGAATCCTTTGATTGGCCCTATGAGCCGTTTATAATCCCCGAAGCCATTTATGCGGAATGGAACCATGTGCAACAAGGCCAGGAAGATGAGGATCGATGGCTTAGACTTTGCCACGATTATCAACAGCGATATCAAAGCGATTATCATGAATTTCTACGTCGCATTAACGGCGATCTGCCCGATAATTGGAGCACTTTCGCCAATGAGTTTGTGGAGCGATGCCGCCTCAATGATAAAGCAATAGCTACCCGCAAAAGTTCTCAGCTATGTATCGAACAGTTCGCCAAGTCTTTACCGGAAATGTTAGGCGGTTCCGCTGATTTAACGGGGTCTAACAACACCGATTGGTCAGGTTCTAAAGCAATCAAATCCAATGATTTTTCAGGCAACTACCTTTACTATGGAGTTCGCGAATTTGGCATGGCAGCGATCATGAATGGTTTAGCACTGCACGGTGGTTTCATTCCTTATGGCGGCACTTTCTTAGTTTTTGCTGATTACGCAAGAAACGCCATACGCTTAAGTGCACTCATGAAAAAACGAGTTATTTATGTCTTTACGCATGACTCGATCGGTTTAGGCGAAGATGGTCCCACTCATCAACCTATTGAACACGCGGCAATGCTCCGCATGACGCCCAATATGCAAGTATGGCGGCCAGCCGATTTATTCGAAACGGCTATTGCCTGGCAGCAAGCCCTTGAACACCATACAGGCCCTTCTTCCCTATTATTATCAAGGCAAAATTTACCCGCACTAAACCATAGTGCCGGTACCGCGGATAATGTTAAAAAAGGCGGCTACATCCTGAGTGATTGCCAGGGACAGCCCGATGCTATTCTGTTAGCAACCGGTTCTGAGGTGCATCTAGTTTTAGCTGCAGCAAGTAAATTGCAAGCTTCCGGAAGAAAGATCCGCGTTGTTTCCTTGCCTTGTTGTGAACGCTTTCTCGCTCAAGATAGCGCTTACCAAGAGCATGTCTTACCTAAAGCAGTCCGAAAACGCCTAGCTGTTGAGGCAGGAGCGACAGCTTACTGGTACCGTTTTGTTGGCTTAGACGGGGCAGTAATCGGCCTCGACCGGTTCGGTGTTTCTGCACCTGCTGCACAAGCTTATGATTATCTAGGTATTACTGTTGAAAATATTGTTACGACGCTAGAGCGCATCTTGAATTGCTAA
- the gap gene encoding type I glyceraldehyde-3-phosphate dehydrogenase, which yields MTIRVAINGYGRIGRCILRSIYEYKRQNQFNVVAINDVSGIETTAHLTRYDSTHGRFGSEVRIDNDNLVVDGHPIRVISERDPSLLPWSSLDVDIVFECTGRFTSREGAMKHIHAGAKKVLISAPGKDADATIVYGVNHHTLQATDIIVSNASCTTNCLAPVVKPLHEALGISYGLLNTVHAYTKDQMLLDASHSDLRRARSATQSIIPTKTGAAQAVGLVLPELAGRLDGFAMRVPTLNVSVIDLTFTAQRETTAAEVNDIMRNAKSEILHINEEPLVSCDFNHYPASAVFDTAQTKVLGNLVKVVAWYDNEWGFSNRMLDTANCMMNR from the coding sequence ATGACGATACGAGTCGCAATAAATGGTTATGGTCGTATTGGCCGTTGCATTTTACGATCCATTTACGAATATAAGCGCCAAAATCAATTTAATGTAGTCGCAATCAATGATGTGTCTGGCATAGAAACCACTGCTCATTTAACACGTTACGATTCAACTCATGGTCGTTTTGGTAGTGAAGTGCGTATTGACAACGACAACTTGGTTGTCGATGGCCATCCTATCCGCGTTATTTCTGAACGCGATCCGTCCCTGCTACCTTGGAGCAGTTTGGATGTAGATATTGTGTTTGAATGCACCGGACGTTTCACAAGTCGCGAAGGGGCTATGAAACACATTCATGCAGGTGCCAAAAAAGTATTAATTTCAGCGCCCGGTAAAGATGCGGATGCAACAATCGTTTACGGCGTTAATCACCATACTTTGCAGGCAACTGACATTATCGTGTCTAATGCTTCTTGTACTACCAACTGCTTAGCGCCTGTAGTAAAACCCCTCCATGAGGCTCTGGGGATCTCTTACGGCTTGTTAAATACTGTCCATGCCTATACGAAAGATCAAATGCTATTGGATGCAAGCCACAGCGATCTTCGCCGGGCGCGTTCAGCAACCCAATCCATTATCCCAACTAAAACAGGGGCCGCACAAGCCGTTGGTTTAGTTCTCCCTGAATTGGCAGGCAGGCTTGATGGATTTGCTATGCGTGTACCCACCCTGAATGTTTCTGTAATCGACTTGACCTTTACCGCCCAACGTGAAACCACTGCCGCGGAAGTCAATGACATCATGCGTAATGCAAAAAGTGAAATCTTGCATATTAATGAAGAACCATTAGTCTCTTGTGACTTTAACCATTATCCAGCCTCAGCCGTTTTCGATACTGCCCAAACTAAGGTGTTGGGTAACTTAGTGAAAGTAGTTGCTTGGTATGACAATGAGTGGGGTTTTTCTAACCGTATGTTAGACACTGCAAACTGCATGATGAATCGTTAA
- a CDS encoding phosphoglycerate kinase — protein MNLIKMSELSLRDKRVLIREDLNVPIKDGIITSDQRLQAALPTIKTALDEGAAVMVLSHLGRPEEGKFEKRFSLKPIADYLANHLEYPVRFVSDYLEGIDVHPGELVICENVRFNSGEKANDDVLAKKLANLCDIFVMDAFGTAHRAQASTHGVAKYAPIAAAGPLLIRELDALQHVLKDPAKPIVAIVGGAKVSSKLTLLTQLVSRVDYLIPGGGIANTFLKAQGYEIGVSLHEDDLLDAAREILDLAKKSGCQIPLPSDVVVGKTFSDSCPAFNKTLASIASDDMIMDIGPETVGRYVEIIDKANTIIWNGPVGVFEFPQFAYGTRALAIAIADSEAFSIAGGGDTLAAVDQYDLTQQISYISTGGGAFLEFLEGKTLPAVAILVERANAAAPH, from the coding sequence ATGAATCTGATTAAAATGAGCGAGCTCAGTCTTCGTGATAAACGGGTATTGATTCGTGAGGATTTAAATGTTCCTATAAAAGACGGGATTATCACCAGCGATCAACGTTTACAAGCTGCTTTGCCAACTATTAAAACTGCCTTGGATGAGGGTGCAGCCGTCATGGTGTTATCCCATTTAGGAAGACCAGAAGAAGGTAAATTTGAAAAACGCTTTTCTCTTAAACCTATTGCAGATTATTTGGCAAATCATCTTGAATATCCCGTTCGTTTTGTCAGTGATTATTTAGAAGGGATTGACGTTCATCCAGGTGAATTAGTTATTTGTGAAAACGTAAGGTTCAACTCGGGTGAGAAAGCTAACGATGATGTTCTCGCAAAAAAACTTGCAAACTTATGCGACATTTTCGTGATGGATGCGTTTGGAACCGCTCATCGGGCTCAAGCATCAACCCATGGTGTGGCTAAATATGCACCCATTGCTGCAGCTGGCCCCCTTTTAATACGCGAATTAGATGCTTTACAACATGTTCTCAAGGATCCAGCTAAACCTATTGTTGCCATTGTGGGCGGAGCAAAAGTATCTTCTAAACTGACTTTACTCACTCAACTAGTAAGCAGGGTGGATTACTTGATTCCTGGTGGTGGTATTGCCAATACCTTTCTTAAAGCACAGGGTTATGAGATTGGCGTATCTCTTCATGAAGATGATTTGTTGGATGCAGCGCGAGAAATCTTGGATTTGGCTAAAAAGAGCGGTTGTCAAATCCCCCTTCCTTCCGATGTCGTTGTCGGGAAAACATTCTCAGACAGTTGTCCGGCTTTCAATAAAACGCTAGCCAGTATTGCCAGCGATGACATGATCATGGATATCGGACCAGAAACGGTAGGCCGGTATGTCGAGATCATCGATAAAGCAAATACGATTATCTGGAATGGTCCGGTAGGCGTCTTTGAATTTCCACAGTTTGCCTATGGAACAAGAGCATTAGCGATAGCCATTGCCGACAGCGAAGCTTTTTCTATTGCTGGCGGCGGCGATACGCTGGCTGCAGTTGATCAGTATGATCTCACCCAGCAAATCTCTTATATCTCCACAGGAGGAGGAGCTTTCCTTGAATTTCTTGAAGGCAAAACATTACCTGCTGTCGCGATTTTAGTAGAGCGCGCCAATGCAGCAGCGCCGCACTAA